A single window of Halotalea alkalilenta DNA harbors:
- a CDS encoding TIGR00153 family protein, with the protein MVTPNPFSSLFGRSPFTALLEHIKQTSACADLLLPFYAATLAGDWSAAAKLRERISELENAADELKTQVRLNLPNTLFLPVSRSDLLELVSVQDKVANKVRDIAGIMFGRQMVTPEPMVAGMQEYLETAVATVHQARKALSELDSLLESGFGRNVSSVLDGHLRELHEYEHRADQQQIALRRQLFGLEAELPPVDVMFFYKIIESIGKLSDCAERVGGRLQILMAR; encoded by the coding sequence ATGGTCACGCCCAATCCTTTCTCTTCGCTGTTCGGTCGCTCGCCCTTCACGGCGCTGCTCGAACACATCAAGCAGACCTCCGCCTGCGCTGACCTGTTGCTGCCGTTCTATGCCGCGACCCTCGCTGGCGACTGGAGCGCTGCCGCCAAGCTGCGCGAGCGGATCAGCGAGCTCGAGAACGCAGCCGACGAGCTCAAGACCCAGGTGCGCCTCAACCTGCCGAACACCCTGTTCCTGCCGGTATCGCGCTCCGACCTGCTCGAGCTGGTCAGCGTCCAGGACAAGGTCGCCAACAAGGTGCGCGATATCGCCGGGATCATGTTCGGGCGCCAGATGGTCACGCCCGAACCGATGGTCGCCGGCATGCAGGAGTATCTCGAGACCGCGGTGGCCACCGTTCACCAGGCGCGCAAGGCGCTCTCCGAGCTCGATTCGCTGCTCGAGTCCGGCTTCGGGCGCAACGTTTCCAGCGTGCTCGACGGTCACCTTCGCGAACTGCACGAGTACGAGCATCGGGCCGACCAGCAGCAGATCGCGCTGCGACGCCAGCTGTTCGGGCTCGAAGCCGAGCTGCCGCCGGTCGATGTGATGTTCTTCTACAAGATCATCGAAAGCATCGGAAAGCTCTCCGACTGCGCCGAGCGCGTCGGCGGTCGATTGCAGATCCTGATGGCTCGCTAA
- a CDS encoding inorganic phosphate transporter, producing the protein MTMIAEYGSILVILACVLGLFVAWGVGANDVANAMGTSVGSKSITLRQAIVIAVIFEFLGAWLAGGQVTETIRSGIVDPALLNGDTDLYVIGMLGALLSTGIWLVIASTRGWPVSTTHTLVGAIMGFGVVGVGVHSVNWGLLSGIFLSWIGAPAIAGVSAFLLFKSVQFLILERDRPLESAQRYVPIYMFLVGFMIAMVVVFKALKSVLALDALSGLLVSLVLGVLVALIGKLVLYRMVFRKSSEDRFDFSSVERIFGVLMMFTACAMAFAHGSNDVSNAVGPMVAIIDMVATGGDIAAATEVPDWVLVLGGVGIVLGLVTYGHKVIATVGSGITELTPSRGFAATLATAGTVVLGSVSGLPLSTTQTLIGAILGVGLARGMAALNLGVLGSIAISWLITLPAGAAMSIVFFFTFKGIFT; encoded by the coding sequence ATGACCATGATTGCCGAATACGGCTCGATCCTCGTGATCCTCGCCTGTGTGCTGGGGCTGTTCGTCGCCTGGGGCGTTGGCGCCAACGATGTCGCCAACGCGATGGGCACCTCGGTGGGCTCCAAGTCGATCACCCTGCGCCAGGCGATCGTGATCGCCGTGATCTTCGAATTCCTCGGTGCCTGGCTCGCCGGTGGACAGGTCACCGAGACCATCCGCAGCGGCATCGTCGACCCGGCGCTGCTCAACGGCGACACCGACCTCTACGTGATCGGCATGCTCGGCGCGCTGCTCTCTACCGGAATCTGGCTGGTGATCGCCTCGACCCGCGGCTGGCCGGTCTCCACCACCCATACCCTGGTCGGTGCGATCATGGGCTTCGGCGTGGTTGGCGTCGGGGTTCATTCGGTCAATTGGGGCCTGCTCAGCGGTATCTTCCTGAGCTGGATCGGTGCCCCGGCGATCGCCGGGGTGAGCGCCTTTTTGTTGTTCAAGTCGGTGCAGTTCTTGATCCTCGAGCGCGACCGCCCGCTCGAGTCGGCGCAGCGCTACGTGCCGATCTACATGTTCCTGGTCGGGTTCATGATCGCGATGGTGGTGGTGTTCAAGGCGCTGAAGAGCGTGCTTGCGCTGGATGCGCTTTCCGGACTCCTGGTCTCGCTGGTGCTCGGCGTGCTGGTGGCGCTGATTGGCAAGCTGGTGCTGTATCGCATGGTGTTCCGCAAGAGCTCCGAGGACCGCTTCGATTTCTCGAGTGTCGAGCGGATCTTCGGCGTGCTGATGATGTTCACCGCCTGCGCGATGGCCTTCGCCCACGGCTCCAACGACGTCTCCAACGCGGTGGGGCCGATGGTCGCGATCATCGATATGGTCGCCACCGGCGGCGATATCGCCGCCGCCACCGAGGTACCCGACTGGGTGCTGGTGCTCGGTGGGGTAGGGATCGTGCTCGGCCTCGTCACCTATGGTCACAAGGTGATCGCCACGGTCGGTTCGGGGATCACCGAGCTCACCCCCAGCCGCGGCTTCGCCGCGACCTTGGCCACCGCCGGCACCGTGGTGCTCGGCTCGGTCAGCGGGCTGCCGCTCTCGACCACCCAGACGCTGATCGGCGCGATCCTCGGCGTCGGGCTCGCCCGCGGCATGGCCGCGCTCAACCTCGGCGTGCTCGGGTCGATCGCGATCTCCTGGCTGATCACCCTGCCGGCGGGCGCGGCGATGTCCATCGTGTTCTTCTTCACCTTCAAGGGCATTTTCACCTGA
- the argA gene encoding amino-acid N-acetyltransferase translates to MDDTFKFAEWFRGSAPYIDAHRGRTFVVLVEGEALREDHREPLIQDLALLHTLGVRLVMVFGVRAQACAALAEAGIDPRRLQGREVLDDDAMTVIEAEANRLRLALEARFSVGLPNSPMHGLEITAVSGNLVMAKPLGVREGVDFSRSGEVRRVRADAIRRLLDQRALVIVPPLGHSSTGEVFDLDAADVARCVAVELRADKLILLGQAHGLSDAQGELKRQLTPQEAEAVHFDRVAQPELARQLDAACAAARQGVARTHLLSWRDRDALLGELFTRDGVGTMITHERYEQLRPARLEDIGGMLELMLPLEEKGVLIPRSRERLEQQIDDYRVIVRDGMVIGCIALHRFDEARMGELACAVVHQDYRGGERGDLLLRAVEDEARRRGYQALFALTTHTSHWFLERGFRLGAPKELPDTRRVVYNVARNSKVLIKALD, encoded by the coding sequence GTGGACGACACCTTCAAGTTCGCCGAGTGGTTTCGCGGTAGCGCGCCGTACATCGACGCCCATCGCGGTCGCACTTTCGTGGTCCTGGTCGAGGGCGAGGCGCTGCGAGAGGATCACCGCGAGCCTTTAATCCAGGATCTCGCCCTGCTGCATACCCTCGGCGTGCGCTTGGTGATGGTGTTCGGCGTGCGTGCCCAGGCCTGTGCGGCGCTGGCCGAGGCGGGTATCGACCCGCGCCGGCTCCAGGGCCGAGAGGTGCTCGACGACGATGCGATGACGGTGATCGAGGCTGAGGCCAACCGGCTGCGGCTGGCACTTGAAGCGCGCTTCTCGGTGGGGCTGCCGAACAGCCCGATGCATGGGCTCGAGATCACCGCGGTGAGCGGCAACCTGGTGATGGCGAAGCCGCTGGGGGTGCGCGAGGGGGTCGATTTCTCGCGCAGTGGCGAGGTGCGCCGGGTGCGCGCCGACGCTATCCGCAGGCTGCTCGACCAGCGGGCGCTGGTGATCGTGCCGCCGCTCGGTCATTCCAGCACCGGCGAGGTGTTCGATCTCGATGCCGCCGACGTCGCCCGCTGCGTGGCGGTGGAACTCAGGGCCGACAAGCTGATCCTGCTCGGTCAGGCCCATGGGTTGAGCGATGCCCAAGGCGAACTCAAGCGCCAACTCACCCCGCAGGAGGCCGAGGCGGTGCACTTCGACCGCGTCGCCCAGCCGGAGCTGGCCCGCCAGCTCGATGCCGCCTGCGCCGCCGCGCGCCAGGGGGTCGCCCGCACTCACCTGCTCTCCTGGCGTGATCGCGATGCGCTGCTCGGTGAGCTGTTCACCCGTGATGGGGTGGGCACGATGATCACCCATGAGCGCTACGAACAGCTGCGCCCGGCGCGACTCGAGGATATCGGCGGAATGCTGGAACTGATGCTTCCGCTGGAGGAGAAGGGCGTTTTGATCCCGCGTTCGCGCGAGCGGCTCGAACAGCAGATCGACGATTACCGGGTGATCGTCCGCGACGGCATGGTGATCGGCTGCATCGCGCTGCATCGCTTCGACGAGGCTCGGATGGGCGAGCTCGCCTGCGCGGTGGTGCACCAGGACTATCGCGGTGGAGAGCGCGGCGACCTGCTGCTGCGCGCAGTCGAAGATGAGGCGCGCCGGCGCGGCTACCAGGCGCTGTTCGCGCTCACTACCCACACCAGCCACTGGTTCCTCGAGCGCGGTTTTCGCCTCGGCGCGCCGAAGGAGCTGCCCGATACGCGACGTGTGGTCTATAACGTGGCGCGAAACTCCAAGGTGCTGATCAAAGCCCTGGATTGA
- a CDS encoding HAMP domain-containing sensor histidine kinase, producing MKVAQSADSAKQSSTLPRHRGRSLLRLVLLGFAVAMLPVMVLIYQAGQAISELSALADSSARQAVDDTRRARALINLTSEMERAARQYEVLEEPQLLDVYRDRMARFEQLFDLQVARLGSLGLESPLRGLLAELREFPELERDQQQALLARFPAFAGGVDELGIVTNNLVDTRLEAMRERAGTIYSDLWLKLAVTLGLTLAAILFFTWRIIRPIRQLERRILSLGSHRRESVEEIKGPAELVALGRRLDWLGERLDELEAQKRTFLRHMSHELKTPLAAIREGTGLLADGVVGSLGKRQREIVLLIDDSSAELQTLIEQLLDYNLVQHNRTLTVTRFDVVTLIHEVIGKHRLAFESKGLSIDVPRRPVYWQADRIRTGRIIDNLISNVIAYGADNGSLWVRAWNDERMLYVEVANSGERISEQDRDHLFEPFYQGRIRRKGPLKGSGIGLSVAAESAAIQHGSLVLVDDAEEDVCFRLTLPMADAGQRTQPIEPAARAADEGIAQTTNSSG from the coding sequence ATGAAAGTCGCCCAGAGTGCCGATTCAGCCAAGCAGTCTTCGACGCTACCGCGCCATCGCGGCCGTTCACTGTTGCGCCTCGTGCTGCTCGGCTTCGCGGTGGCGATGCTGCCGGTGATGGTGCTGATCTATCAGGCGGGGCAGGCGATCTCGGAGCTCTCGGCGCTGGCCGACTCGAGCGCTCGCCAGGCGGTGGACGATACTCGTCGGGCGAGGGCGTTGATCAACCTCACCTCGGAAATGGAGCGTGCCGCGCGCCAGTACGAAGTGCTCGAGGAGCCCCAGCTGCTCGATGTTTATCGTGACCGTATGGCGCGCTTCGAGCAGCTGTTCGATCTTCAAGTGGCGCGGCTCGGAAGCCTCGGCCTCGAGAGCCCGCTGCGCGGTCTGCTTGCCGAACTGCGCGAGTTTCCCGAGCTCGAGCGCGACCAGCAGCAGGCGCTGCTCGCTCGTTTCCCGGCCTTCGCCGGCGGCGTCGACGAGCTCGGTATCGTCACCAACAACCTTGTCGATACCCGCCTCGAGGCGATGCGTGAGCGCGCGGGTACGATCTATTCCGACCTGTGGCTCAAGCTCGCGGTCACCCTGGGGTTGACCCTGGCGGCGATTTTGTTCTTCACCTGGAGGATCATCCGCCCGATCCGCCAGCTCGAGCGGCGGATCCTCTCGCTCGGTAGCCACCGGCGTGAAAGCGTCGAGGAGATCAAAGGGCCCGCCGAATTGGTCGCCCTCGGTCGCCGGCTCGACTGGCTCGGCGAGCGGCTCGACGAGCTCGAAGCGCAAAAGCGCACCTTCCTGCGCCATATGTCCCACGAGTTGAAGACGCCGCTGGCGGCGATTCGCGAAGGGACGGGGCTGCTCGCGGACGGCGTGGTCGGCTCGCTGGGCAAGCGTCAGCGCGAGATAGTGCTGCTGATCGACGACAGCAGCGCCGAGCTGCAGACGCTGATCGAGCAGCTGCTCGATTACAATCTGGTACAGCACAATCGTACACTTACGGTGACACGTTTTGACGTAGTAACATTGATTCACGAGGTCATCGGCAAGCACCGCCTCGCGTTCGAAAGCAAGGGCCTGAGCATCGATGTCCCACGCAGGCCGGTATATTGGCAAGCGGACAGGATCCGCACCGGTCGGATCATCGACAACCTGATCTCCAATGTGATCGCCTACGGGGCCGACAACGGGTCTCTCTGGGTTCGCGCCTGGAACGACGAGCGCATGCTCTACGTCGAGGTCGCCAACAGCGGCGAGCGGATCAGCGAACAGGACCGCGACCATCTGTTCGAGCCCTTCTACCAGGGGCGGATACGGCGCAAGGGACCGCTCAAGGGCTCGGGGATCGGCCTCTCGGTCGCGGCGGAGAGCGCCGCCATCCAGCACGGCAGCCTAGTGCTGGTCGACGATGCCGAGGAGGATGTCTGCTTTCGCCTGACCCTGCCGATGGCCGATGCGGGCCAGCGTACCCAGCCGATCGAACCCGCCGCGCGCGCCGCCGATGAAGGCATCGCCCAGACCACCAACAGTTCGGGATGA
- the xseA gene encoding exodeoxyribonuclease VII large subunit: protein MPSSFLDRFRDPQASDDKPDDGIEAISVTELNQRARLMLERGFGSCWVEGEISSLSQPSSGHAYFTLKDELAQVRCALFRQRARFVSSPLREGQQVQIRAQVSLFEPRGDYQLIVESVREAGKGAWLAALEKLKARLAEEGVFANARALPYPPKHLAVISSPTGAAIRDVLSVLRARWPWVKVHLLPVQVQGEQAAGQIVAALGLANRDQRFDAILVTRGGGSLEDLWCFNDERVARAIFASRLPVVSAVGHEVDTTLADFAADLRAPTPSAAAERLVPDQRDIRRRLVQLANQLLRANRARLDTLHQRVDYLSARLRHPGERLREQRSRLEALEGRMQRAQSRRLAEERSRLEQLAARLARQPPSRRLTEQRQRLGVLETRLERAGGKTLERVQQRFDTLIQRLDVASPLATLRRGYAVLEDDQHRVVRRADEVSPGQRLTARLSDGRLALEVKQRLKE from the coding sequence ATGCCTTCCTCGTTTCTCGACCGCTTCCGCGATCCCCAAGCCTCGGACGACAAGCCCGACGACGGCATCGAGGCGATCAGCGTCACCGAGCTCAACCAGCGCGCGCGGCTGATGCTCGAGCGCGGCTTCGGCAGCTGCTGGGTCGAGGGCGAGATCTCCTCGCTCTCGCAGCCAAGCTCCGGGCACGCCTACTTCACCTTGAAAGACGAGCTCGCCCAGGTGCGCTGCGCGCTGTTCCGCCAGCGCGCGCGGTTCGTCTCGAGCCCGCTGCGCGAAGGCCAGCAGGTCCAGATACGCGCCCAGGTCTCGCTGTTCGAGCCGCGCGGCGACTACCAGCTGATCGTCGAGTCGGTGCGCGAAGCGGGCAAAGGCGCCTGGCTCGCCGCGCTGGAGAAACTCAAGGCCAGGCTCGCGGAGGAAGGGGTGTTCGCCAACGCCCGGGCACTGCCCTACCCGCCCAAGCACCTGGCGGTGATCAGCTCTCCCACCGGTGCGGCGATCAGGGACGTATTGAGCGTGCTGCGCGCGCGCTGGCCGTGGGTGAAGGTCCACCTGCTGCCGGTGCAGGTCCAGGGCGAGCAGGCCGCCGGGCAGATCGTCGCGGCCCTTGGCCTTGCCAACCGCGACCAGCGCTTCGACGCCATCCTGGTCACCCGCGGCGGCGGCAGCCTGGAGGATCTGTGGTGTTTCAACGACGAGCGGGTGGCGCGGGCGATCTTCGCATCCCGCCTGCCGGTGGTCTCGGCGGTGGGCCACGAGGTCGACACCACGCTCGCCGACTTCGCCGCCGACCTGCGCGCGCCGACGCCGTCCGCCGCCGCCGAGCGCCTCGTCCCGGATCAGCGCGATATCCGCCGCCGCCTGGTGCAGCTGGCCAACCAGCTGCTGCGCGCCAACCGCGCGCGCCTGGACACTCTGCACCAGAGGGTCGACTACCTCAGCGCACGGCTGCGCCACCCCGGCGAGCGGCTGCGCGAACAGCGCAGCCGACTGGAAGCGCTCGAGGGGCGCATGCAACGCGCCCAGAGCCGCCGGCTGGCCGAGGAGAGGAGCAGGCTGGAACAGCTCGCAGCGCGACTGGCCCGCCAGCCGCCAAGCCGAAGGCTGACCGAGCAGCGCCAGCGGCTCGGGGTGCTCGAGACCCGGCTCGAGCGTGCCGGGGGTAAAACGCTCGAACGGGTTCAGCAACGCTTCGATACGCTGATCCAGCGCCTCGACGTCGCAAGCCCCCTGGCCACCCTGAGGCGCGGCTATGCGGTACTCGAAGATGACCAGCACCGCGTGGTACGGCGGGCAGATGAAGTCAGTCCGGGTCAGCGGCTGACCGCGCGGCTAAGCGACGGCAGGCTCGCGCTCGAGGTCAAGCAGCGATTGAAGGAGTGA
- the guaB gene encoding IMP dehydrogenase: protein MLRIAQEALTFDDVLLVPGYSDVLPKNVSLKTRVTKNITLNIPLLSSAMDTVTEARLAIAMAQEGGLGIIHKNMGIGQQALEVRKVKKHESVIVKDPVTVSPKLKLKELLAMADEYGFSGFPVIDEERLVGIVTGRDMRFLPDAGDEVSAIMTPREKLVTVPQGTSLEVIKSKLQAHRIEKILVVDGERLVGLVTVRDIEKARTYPHAAKDADGRLLVGAAVGTGPETADRIAALAEAGVDVVVVDTAHGHSQGVLDRVRWVKQHFPQIQVIGGNIATAEAAKALAEAGVDGVKVGIGPGSICTTRIVAGVGVPQITAVSDVAEALESYGIPLIADGGIRFSGDIAKAIVAGANCVMVGGLLAGTEEAPGEVELFQGRTYKAYRGMGSMGAMSQSQGSSDRYFQDKDAGVEKLVPEGIEGRVPYKGAMTAIVHQLMGGLRASMGYTGSHDIEEMRTKPQFVKISAAGFAESHVHDVQITKEAPNYRVG from the coding sequence ATGCTACGTATAGCCCAAGAAGCTCTTACGTTCGATGACGTATTACTGGTACCCGGCTACTCCGACGTGCTGCCGAAGAACGTTAGCCTCAAGACCCGTGTGACCAAGAACATCACGCTCAACATCCCGCTGCTCTCTTCGGCGATGGACACCGTCACTGAAGCGCGCCTGGCGATCGCGATGGCGCAGGAGGGCGGTCTCGGGATCATCCACAAGAACATGGGGATCGGCCAGCAGGCCTTGGAAGTGCGCAAGGTCAAAAAGCACGAGAGCGTGATCGTCAAGGATCCGGTCACCGTCAGTCCCAAGCTCAAGCTCAAGGAGCTGCTGGCGATGGCCGACGAGTACGGCTTCTCCGGCTTCCCGGTGATCGACGAAGAGCGCTTGGTCGGCATCGTCACCGGCCGTGACATGCGCTTCCTGCCGGATGCCGGCGACGAGGTCTCGGCGATCATGACCCCGCGCGAGAAGCTGGTCACCGTTCCCCAGGGGACGTCGCTCGAAGTGATCAAGAGCAAGCTCCAGGCGCATCGGATCGAGAAGATCCTGGTGGTCGATGGTGAACGCCTGGTCGGTCTGGTCACCGTACGCGACATCGAGAAAGCCCGTACCTATCCGCACGCGGCCAAGGACGCCGACGGTCGCCTTTTGGTCGGCGCCGCGGTCGGCACCGGCCCGGAGACCGCCGATCGCATCGCCGCGCTCGCCGAAGCCGGTGTCGATGTGGTGGTGGTCGACACCGCCCATGGCCACTCCCAGGGCGTGCTCGACCGGGTGCGCTGGGTCAAGCAGCACTTTCCGCAGATCCAGGTGATCGGTGGCAATATCGCGACCGCGGAAGCCGCCAAGGCGCTCGCCGAGGCCGGCGTCGATGGGGTCAAGGTCGGCATCGGCCCGGGCTCGATCTGCACCACCCGCATCGTCGCCGGCGTCGGCGTGCCGCAGATCACCGCGGTGTCCGATGTGGCCGAGGCGCTCGAAAGCTACGGCATCCCGCTGATCGCCGACGGCGGCATCCGCTTCTCCGGTGACATCGCCAAGGCGATCGTCGCCGGCGCCAACTGCGTCATGGTCGGCGGGCTGCTCGCCGGCACCGAGGAAGCGCCGGGAGAGGTCGAGCTGTTCCAGGGCCGTACCTACAAGGCCTATCGCGGGATGGGCTCGATGGGCGCGATGTCGCAGAGCCAAGGTTCGTCGGACCGCTACTTCCAGGACAAGGACGCAGGGGTCGAGAAGCTGGTGCCGGAAGGCATCGAAGGCCGAGTGCCCTACAAGGGCGCGATGACCGCGATCGTCCACCAGCTGATGGGCGGGCTGCGTGCCTCGATGGGCTACACCGGCAGCCACGACATCGAAGAGATGCGCACCAAGCCGCAGTTCGTCAAGATCAGCGCCGCCGGCTTCGCCGAATCCCACGTCCATGACGTGCAGATCACCAAGGAAGCGCCCAACTACCGAGTGGGCTGA
- the guaA gene encoding glutamine-hydrolyzing GMP synthase — translation MTDIHAHKILILDFGSQYTQLIARRVREIGVYCEIHAFDMSESEIRTFNPNGIILSGGPESVSELGSPRAPECVFELGLPVFGICYGLQTMAEQLGGRTIGSNVREFGYAQIRVDVEDRLLKGIKDHLSDDGKPLLDVWMSHGDKVGEAPAQFTVTASTPSCPIAAMAWEEKNFYGVQFHPEVTHSLQGQRILERFVLEICGCERHWTPAKIIEDQIARVREQVGDRKVLLGLSGGVDSSVVAALLHQAIGDQLTCVFVDNGLLRKNEGDQVMETFAAHMGVKVIRVDAEDLFLDKLAGVNDPEAKRKIIGNTFIDVFDSEAEKLTDVDFLAQGTIYPDVVESAATKTGKAHVIKSHHNVGGLPETMKMQLVEPLRELFKDEVRKIGLELGLPHDMVYRHPFPGPGLGVRILGEVKKEYADILREADAIFIEELRKSGWYDKTSQAFVVFLPVKSVGVVGDGRRYEWVVSLRAVETIDFMTARWAHLPYELLEKVSNRIINEIEGISRVAYDVSSKPPATIEWE, via the coding sequence ATGACCGACATCCATGCCCACAAGATCCTGATCCTCGACTTCGGCTCGCAATATACCCAGCTGATCGCCCGCCGGGTGCGCGAGATCGGGGTCTACTGCGAGATCCACGCCTTCGACATGAGCGAAAGCGAGATCCGCACCTTCAATCCCAACGGCATCATCCTCTCCGGCGGCCCCGAGTCGGTCTCCGAACTCGGCTCGCCCCGCGCCCCCGAGTGCGTATTCGAGCTGGGGCTGCCGGTATTCGGCATCTGCTACGGCCTGCAGACCATGGCCGAGCAGCTGGGTGGACGCACCATCGGCTCCAACGTGCGTGAGTTCGGCTACGCCCAGATTCGCGTCGATGTAGAAGACCGTCTGCTCAAGGGGATCAAGGATCACCTGAGCGACGACGGCAAGCCGCTGCTCGACGTGTGGATGAGCCATGGCGACAAGGTCGGCGAAGCTCCCGCCCAGTTCACCGTCACCGCTTCGACCCCGAGCTGCCCGATCGCGGCGATGGCCTGGGAGGAGAAGAACTTCTACGGCGTGCAGTTCCACCCAGAGGTGACCCATTCGCTGCAGGGCCAGCGGATCCTCGAGCGCTTCGTGCTCGAGATCTGCGGCTGCGAGCGGCACTGGACCCCGGCCAAGATCATCGAGGACCAGATCGCCCGCGTGCGCGAACAGGTCGGCGACCGCAAGGTGCTGCTCGGCCTCTCCGGCGGCGTCGACTCCTCCGTGGTCGCAGCCCTCCTCCACCAAGCGATCGGCGACCAGCTCACCTGCGTATTCGTCGACAACGGGCTCCTGCGCAAGAACGAAGGCGACCAGGTGATGGAAACCTTCGCCGCCCACATGGGGGTCAAGGTGATCCGCGTCGACGCTGAGGACCTGTTCCTCGACAAGCTCGCCGGCGTCAACGACCCCGAAGCCAAGCGCAAGATCATCGGCAACACCTTCATCGACGTATTCGACAGCGAAGCCGAGAAGCTCACCGACGTCGACTTCCTCGCCCAAGGCACCATCTACCCCGACGTGGTCGAATCCGCCGCGACCAAGACCGGCAAGGCCCACGTGATCAAATCGCACCACAACGTCGGCGGCCTGCCCGAGACGATGAAGATGCAGCTGGTCGAACCGCTGCGCGAACTGTTCAAGGACGAAGTGCGCAAGATCGGCCTCGAACTCGGCCTGCCGCACGACATGGTCTACCGCCACCCCTTCCCCGGCCCAGGCCTCGGCGTACGCATCCTCGGCGAAGTGAAGAAGGAATACGCCGACATCCTCCGAGAAGCCGACGCGATCTTCATCGAAGAACTGCGCAAATCCGGCTGGTACGACAAGACCAGCCAAGCCTTCGTCGTCTTTCTCCCGGTCAAATCCGTCGGCGTCGTCGGCGACGGCCGCCGCTACGAATGGGTCGTCTCGCTGCGCGCAGTCGAAACCATCGACTTCATGACCGCCCGCTGGGCGCACCTGCCGTATGAACTGCTGGAGAAAGTCTCCAACCGGATCATCAACGAAATCGAAGGGATCTCCCGCGTCGCCTACGACGTCTCGAGCAAACCGCCGGCGACGATTGAGTGGGAGTGA
- a CDS encoding tyrosine-type recombinase/integrase gives MLTDTALRKLKPKAATYKVADRDGMYVTVSKTGTITFRYDYRLNGRRETLTLGRYGPGGISLALARERLLDARKVVAEGRSPAQEKQREKRRLSRAKTFAEFTGVWMEASGMADSTRAMRKHIVDRDILPVFKNRLLAEITPDDLRALCMKVKKRGAPATAIHVRDIVKQVYAHAIMHGEKVANPADEVSPSSIATFAPKDRALSPAEIRLMIHEMETIPTSPTIRLALRIILLTLVRKGELLKATWEEVDFEAGVWSIPKERMKRRFPHNVYLSRQALDILVALKTCAGGSKYLLPARYDGDQCMSMGTLNRVTLKVSEQARKKGLPLEPFTVHDLRRTGSTLLNEVGFNRDWIEKALAHEDGRSSRAVYNKAEYAEQRRHMLQEWANMIDAWAEGGSYVPSLMPESMSVPALKASV, from the coding sequence ATGTTGACCGATACAGCGCTACGCAAACTCAAGCCCAAAGCTGCCACCTACAAGGTTGCCGACCGCGATGGTATGTACGTGACGGTGTCGAAAACCGGCACCATCACCTTCCGCTACGACTATCGCCTCAACGGCCGCCGTGAAACCCTCACTCTGGGCCGTTACGGGCCGGGCGGTATTTCCTTGGCCCTGGCGCGTGAGCGTCTATTGGATGCTCGCAAGGTGGTGGCCGAGGGCCGTTCTCCCGCTCAGGAGAAACAACGGGAGAAACGTCGCCTATCCCGTGCGAAGACCTTCGCCGAATTCACCGGTGTATGGATGGAGGCCTCCGGCATGGCCGACAGCACCAGAGCCATGCGCAAGCACATCGTCGATCGCGATATCCTGCCGGTCTTCAAGAACCGGCTGTTGGCGGAAATCACCCCAGACGATCTCCGGGCGCTGTGCATGAAGGTGAAGAAGCGCGGGGCGCCGGCAACCGCCATCCATGTCCGCGATATCGTGAAGCAGGTCTATGCGCACGCCATCATGCACGGTGAGAAGGTGGCCAATCCGGCTGACGAAGTGAGCCCATCGTCTATTGCAACCTTCGCACCGAAGGACCGGGCGCTGTCTCCCGCTGAAATTCGTCTGATGATCCATGAGATGGAAACCATCCCCACATCGCCGACCATTCGACTGGCGCTGCGCATAATCCTGTTAACCCTGGTGCGGAAGGGGGAGTTGCTCAAGGCGACCTGGGAAGAAGTGGACTTTGAGGCCGGGGTATGGAGCATTCCCAAGGAGCGGATGAAGCGCCGTTTTCCCCACAACGTCTACCTGTCCCGGCAGGCATTAGACATCCTTGTAGCGCTAAAGACCTGCGCCGGTGGCTCCAAGTACCTGCTGCCGGCTCGCTATGACGGCGACCAGTGCATGTCCATGGGCACGCTGAATCGGGTGACTCTGAAGGTTTCGGAGCAGGCGCGGAAAAAGGGGCTGCCGCTGGAACCCTTCACCGTTCACGATTTGCGTCGCACCGGCTCCACGCTGCTCAATGAAGTCGGCTTCAATCGCGACTGGATCGAGAAGGCCCTGGCCCATGAAGATGGCCGCTCCTCGCGGGCGGTGTACAACAAGGCGGAGTATGCCGAGCAGCGTCGGCATATGCTGCAGGAGTGGGCCAATATGATCGATGCCTGGGCGGAAGGGGGGAGCTACGTTCCGTCCCTGATGCCGGAAAGCATGTCAGTGCCGGCATTGAAGGCATCGGTATGA